The following proteins come from a genomic window of Dreissena polymorpha isolate Duluth1 chromosome 1, UMN_Dpol_1.0, whole genome shotgun sequence:
- the LOC127876096 gene encoding E3 SUMO-protein ligase ZBED1-like: MSERKIFACGLSSPVWEHLGFFMKTESGIEVLDKSKHEKCYRYTEQKDAVEATLKSKDLKFKDVESIPTTEKGKLIDELVHLLGPFKTATEELITSTHPTISLVYNVKKLLVHQLHPTAQDSHVIAEMKNAMRADLEPRYADSEPFLIECTMLDPRLKTTTFPSEIEKEEALKVIKEQMTSIINDDARVPDILVEREDENNNSSMACNATDTMDTC; encoded by the exons ATGTCGGAGAGGAAAATCTTCGCATGTGGATTGTCCTCCCCAGTATGGGAGCATTTAGGCTTCTTTATGAAAACAGAAAGTGGCATTGAAGTTCTGGACAAATCAA AACATGAAAAATGTTACAGATATACAGAGCAAAAAGATGCTGTGGAAGCCACATTGAAGAGCAAAGATCTGAAGTTCAAAGACGTTGAAAGTATTCCTACGACTGAGAAGGGAAAACTGATTGATGAGCTTGTGCAT CTTCTGGGTCCATTCAAGACAGCTACAGAAGAACTCATCACATCCACACATCCAACTATCTCCCTCGTGTACAACGTAAAGAAGCTGCTTGTTCACCAACTTCACCCCACAGCCCAAGATAGCCACGTCATTGCTGAGATGAAGAATGCCATGCGCGCAGACCTTGAACCAAG GTATGCTGATTCGGAACCCTTCTTGATCGAGTGTACCATGCTGGATCCGAGACTCAAGACGACCACTTTCCCATCAGAGATCGAGAAGGAGGAGGCGTTGAAGGTCATCAAAGAACAAATGACCTCAATTATCAATGATGATGCAAGG GTTCCTGACATCTTGGTTGAACGAGAAGATGagaacaacaacagcagcatgGCCTGCAATGCAACTGACACCATGGACACGTGTTAA